A region from the Sulfitobacter sp. D7 genome encodes:
- a CDS encoding RNA degradosome polyphosphate kinase, which yields MTQADFLQAPFPPATDLPELDTAGPGRFFNRELSWLDFNWRVLEEAENPRVPLLERLRFLSISATNLDEFYTVRVAGLRELAQAGNTTAAADGLSPGEQLVLINEDARNLMMSQQRVLVDLMTEMDAQNIMLERAADLTEADHKHLEGVFLNQVFAVLSPLAIDPAHPFPFIPNTGYALALQLERSRDKRPLQALLPIPGQIDRFVPLPAPDGCLRYLPLEDLLIINIPNLFPGYKLKAHFEFRVLRDSDLEVEDEAEDLVREFEVALKRRRRGEVVRLTHSAGAPEKLKSVVMRELCVRPQDVIEIEGMLGIADLSKLVTDARPDLLWPQFTPRVPERVSDHDGDMFAAIRQKDMLLHHPYETFDMVVRFLAQAARDPDVVAIKQTLYRTSRDSPIVSALCEAAEDGKSVTALVELKARFDEAANIRQSRRLERAGAHVVYGFLDLKTHAKISTVVRREGDQLVTYTHYGTGNYHPITARIYTDLSLFTCDSSLGRDATKVFNFLSGYAPPEQLENLAISPTTLKPRLLEMIATEADHARAGRPAVIWAKMNALIDAEVIDALYDASQAGVEISLVIRGICGLRPGVKGLSDNIRVKSIIGRFLEHSRIVCVGNGHGLPHKKARVFMSSADWMGRNLNRRVETLVEIENPTVKAQITSQIMAANLADVAQSWVMGPDGKFTRPAVPEGTFAFNCHRFFMENPSLSGRGSAGASDVPKLTHTED from the coding sequence GTGCGGGTCGCGGGGCTGCGCGAACTGGCCCAAGCGGGCAATACCACCGCCGCCGCCGATGGGCTGAGCCCCGGTGAGCAACTGGTGCTGATCAACGAAGACGCCCGCAACCTGATGATGTCCCAACAGCGTGTGCTGGTTGACCTCATGACCGAGATGGACGCGCAGAACATCATGCTGGAACGTGCCGCCGACCTGACCGAGGCGGACCACAAACATCTCGAAGGGGTCTTTCTTAACCAAGTCTTCGCCGTGCTGTCGCCGCTGGCGATTGATCCGGCACATCCCTTCCCCTTCATCCCCAACACCGGCTATGCGCTGGCGCTGCAACTGGAACGCAGCCGCGACAAACGCCCCCTGCAAGCACTGCTGCCGATCCCCGGCCAGATCGACCGCTTCGTACCCCTGCCCGCGCCCGACGGCTGCCTGCGCTACCTGCCGCTCGAAGACCTGCTGATCATCAACATCCCCAACCTCTTTCCGGGCTACAAACTCAAGGCGCATTTCGAATTCCGCGTGCTGCGCGATAGCGATCTTGAGGTCGAAGACGAGGCCGAAGACCTCGTGCGCGAGTTCGAAGTCGCCCTGAAACGCCGCCGCCGCGGTGAAGTCGTGCGGCTGACCCATTCCGCGGGCGCCCCGGAAAAGCTGAAATCCGTCGTCATGCGCGAACTTTGCGTGCGGCCCCAAGACGTGATCGAAATCGAAGGCATGCTCGGCATCGCCGATCTGTCGAAACTGGTGACCGACGCCCGGCCCGACCTTCTGTGGCCGCAGTTCACCCCGCGCGTGCCCGAGCGCGTCAGCGACCACGATGGCGATATGTTCGCCGCGATCCGGCAAAAGGACATGCTGCTGCACCACCCCTATGAGACCTTTGATATGGTGGTGCGCTTCCTTGCCCAAGCGGCGCGGGATCCCGACGTGGTGGCGATCAAACAGACGCTCTACCGCACCTCGCGCGACAGCCCGATTGTCAGCGCGCTCTGCGAGGCTGCCGAGGATGGTAAATCCGTCACCGCCTTGGTTGAACTGAAAGCCCGCTTTGATGAGGCCGCCAATATCCGCCAGTCACGCCGCTTGGAACGCGCGGGCGCGCATGTGGTCTATGGCTTTCTCGACCTCAAGACCCACGCCAAGATCTCGACCGTGGTACGCCGCGAAGGCGATCAACTGGTGACCTATACCCACTACGGCACCGGCAACTACCACCCGATCACCGCGCGGATCTATACGGATCTGTCGCTTTTCACCTGCGACTCGAGCCTTGGGCGCGATGCCACGAAAGTCTTCAACTTCCTGTCGGGCTATGCCCCGCCTGAGCAGTTGGAAAACCTCGCCATTTCCCCCACCACGCTCAAGCCTCGCTTGCTTGAGATGATCGCCACCGAGGCTGACCATGCCCGCGCCGGGCGGCCTGCCGTGATCTGGGCCAAGATGAACGCCCTGATCGACGCCGAGGTGATCGACGCGCTTTATGATGCCAGCCAAGCGGGGGTGGAGATCAGCCTTGTCATTCGCGGCATCTGCGGGCTGCGCCCCGGCGTTAAGGGGCTGTCGGACAACATTCGCGTCAAATCCATCATTGGCCGTTTTCTGGAACACAGCCGCATTGTCTGTGTCGGCAACGGCCACGGGCTGCCGCATAAAAAAGCGCGGGTTTTCATGTCTTCCGCTGACTGGATGGGCCGCAACCTCAACCGCCGGGTCGAGACTTTGGTTGAGATCGAGAACCCGACCGTCAAGGCACAGATCACCAGCCAGATCATGGCGGCCAATCTGGCTGACGTGGCGCAAAGCTGGGTCATGGGGCCGGATGGCAAATTCACCCGGCCCGCCGTGCCGGAGGGGACGTTCGCGTTTAACTGCCACCGCTTCTTTATGGAAAACCCCTCGCTCTCGGGGCGCGGCAGCGCGGGGGCGTCGGATGTGCCCAAGCTGACCCATACCGAGGATTGA
- a CDS encoding GNAT family N-acetyltransferase, with protein sequence MQAETGAVQTGRAIRLAERRDAAAVAGLWNGMIRDSLSTFTTDEKMPEDITALIATRADAFWVAEDSGQVMGFVTYGSFRGGPGYGATVEHSIVLADAAQGQGLGRGLMTRAVEAAAAQGHHVMVAAISSANPGAVTFHEKLGFAQVGRMPEVGRKHGQWLDLILMQKTLSAS encoded by the coding sequence ATGCAGGCTGAAACGGGCGCGGTCCAAACGGGCCGCGCGATCCGCCTCGCAGAGCGGCGCGATGCCGCTGCCGTGGCGGGCCTATGGAACGGCATGATCCGCGACAGCCTCTCGACCTTTACCACCGACGAAAAGATGCCAGAGGATATCACCGCCCTGATCGCCACCCGCGCCGACGCCTTTTGGGTGGCCGAAGACTCAGGGCAAGTCATGGGTTTTGTCACCTACGGCAGCTTTCGCGGCGGTCCGGGCTACGGCGCGACGGTCGAACATAGCATCGTGCTGGCGGACGCGGCACAGGGGCAGGGGCTGGGCCGCGGCCTGATGACGCGGGCGGTCGAGGCGGCAGCGGCGCAGGGCCATCACGTCATGGTTGCCGCGATCAGCAGCGCCAATCCGGGTGCTGTGACTTTCCATGAAAAACTGGGCTTTGCGCAGGTGGGCCGGATGCCCGAAGTCGGGCGCAAACACGGGCAATGGCTTGATCTGATCTTGATGCAAAAAACCCTGTCAGCATCCTGA
- a CDS encoding endonuclease/exonuclease/phosphatase family protein, whose translation MRIATYNVEWFASLFDDDNQLYDDGEWSSRYQVTRAQQTAALGLVFGALDADAVMVIEAPNHGRRQSTVAALKHFAAQFSLRAREAVMGFSNDTEQEIALLYDPDKLTARHTPQSAAGAPRFDQTLRIDLDVDATEDAVVFSKPPLELEVTTKTGFAFQVIGAHLKSKAPHGAKSEADVLRIAIANRRKQLAQAIWLRRRIDAHLAADRPVMVMGDLNDGPGLDEFESLFGRSSVEIVLGEGAAALFDPHAKQALSRRLGAAPTSARFWIAPEERYLQALLDYIMVSPQLCARDARWRIWHPMDDPACWQNVALRDALLAASDHFPVTLDVDL comes from the coding sequence ATGCGCATCGCGACCTACAATGTTGAGTGGTTCGCGAGCCTTTTTGACGATGACAATCAGCTCTACGACGACGGTGAATGGTCTTCGCGCTATCAGGTGACCCGTGCGCAGCAGACGGCTGCTTTGGGGCTGGTTTTCGGCGCGCTGGATGCCGATGCGGTGATGGTGATTGAGGCGCCGAACCACGGGCGGCGGCAGTCCACCGTGGCAGCGTTAAAGCATTTCGCCGCGCAGTTTTCCCTCCGCGCGCGGGAGGCCGTCATGGGGTTTTCCAACGATACAGAGCAAGAGATTGCACTGCTTTATGACCCCGATAAGCTCACCGCCCGCCACACGCCGCAGTCGGCAGCAGGTGCTCCGCGCTTTGACCAGACGTTGCGGATTGATCTTGACGTAGACGCGACTGAGGATGCCGTGGTCTTCTCCAAACCGCCGCTTGAGTTGGAGGTGACCACGAAGACCGGCTTTGCCTTTCAGGTGATCGGCGCGCATCTCAAATCCAAAGCGCCCCATGGGGCCAAGTCGGAGGCCGATGTGCTGCGCATCGCCATCGCCAATAGGCGCAAGCAATTGGCTCAGGCGATCTGGCTCAGGCGGCGGATCGATGCGCATCTGGCGGCAGATCGGCCCGTGATGGTGATGGGTGATTTGAACGACGGGCCGGGGCTGGATGAGTTCGAGAGCCTGTTTGGGCGGTCTTCGGTCGAGATTGTGCTGGGGGAGGGGGCGGCAGCGCTCTTTGACCCGCATGCCAAACAGGCGCTTAGCCGACGGTTGGGGGCCGCGCCTACCAGCGCGCGGTTTTGGATCGCACCAGAGGAACGTTACCTTCAGGCGCTGTTGGATTACATCATGGTCAGCCCGCAACTCTGTGCTCGCGATGCCCGCTGGCGGATTTGGCACCCGATGGATGACCCCGCTTGCTGGCAAAATGTGGCCCTGCGCGATGCGCTTCTTGCGGCGTCGGATCACTTTCCGGTCACGCTGGATGTCGACCTTTAG
- a CDS encoding Ppx/GppA family phosphatase translates to MADQTDPSRAAPVPETGVAELGLFAKPLFQDPGARALARVGVVDVGSNSVRLVVFDGAARSPAYFYNEKIMCALGAGMSETGHLSPEGRARALSALRRFSKLADGMGLSELTVVATAAVRDASDGREFCADVLRETGLRIWVIDGEEEARLSAQGVLLGWPGAYGLVCDIGGSSMELAEISGGRVGRRVTSQLGPLKLRDLKGGAKGRHAHIKEVITGLQEKMGNQRDRLFLVGGSWRAIARIDMYRRGYPLHVLHEYRMTVTSVRETVKFIQASDLEELRSACGVSSSRMSLVPYAAEVLSRLVKTFRPKDIAISSYGIREGMLYEQMPQRLRDRDPLIEACYFAEAKDARMPGFGKVLYNFILPLYRSAPHARRRLVKAACLLHDVSWRAHPDYRAETCFDNATRANLGGLKHAERIYLGLALLHRYSNKRENTRFEDLYEMVDEKTRLEAEILGKAMRFGAMLWMDKGEQRGELRWFPKKKQLELWLTPDMVPLFGEVAEARLNSLAKSLDAEVHVRTGKRPPK, encoded by the coding sequence ATGGCAGACCAGACCGACCCTTCCCGAGCCGCCCCCGTCCCTGAGACCGGCGTGGCGGAACTGGGCCTTTTCGCGAAACCGTTGTTTCAGGATCCGGGTGCGCGCGCGCTGGCGCGGGTGGGCGTGGTGGATGTGGGCTCGAACTCTGTCCGCCTTGTGGTGTTCGACGGCGCGGCGCGCTCTCCGGCCTATTTCTATAACGAAAAGATCATGTGCGCCTTGGGTGCTGGCATGTCTGAGACGGGCCACTTGTCGCCCGAAGGCCGCGCCCGTGCCCTCTCGGCGCTGCGCCGGTTCAGCAAGCTGGCCGATGGCATGGGCCTGTCGGAACTCACGGTCGTTGCCACCGCAGCGGTGCGCGATGCCAGCGATGGGCGCGAGTTCTGCGCCGATGTGCTGCGCGAAACCGGCCTGCGCATCTGGGTGATCGACGGCGAGGAAGAGGCCCGGCTTTCGGCCCAAGGGGTGCTGCTGGGCTGGCCTGGCGCATACGGCCTTGTCTGCGACATCGGCGGCTCGTCGATGGAACTGGCAGAAATCTCTGGTGGGCGTGTCGGGCGGCGGGTGACCTCGCAACTCGGGCCGCTGAAATTGCGCGATCTCAAGGGCGGTGCCAAGGGGCGGCACGCCCATATCAAAGAGGTCATCACCGGCCTTCAGGAAAAGATGGGCAACCAGCGCGACCGGCTGTTCCTTGTGGGCGGCTCGTGGCGCGCCATCGCGCGGATCGACATGTACCGCCGCGGCTATCCGCTGCATGTTCTGCATGAATACCGCATGACCGTGACCTCGGTCCGGGAGACAGTGAAGTTCATCCAAGCCTCTGATTTGGAAGAGTTGCGCAGCGCCTGCGGCGTGTCGTCGAGCCGGATGTCATTGGTGCCCTACGCCGCTGAGGTGCTGAGCCGTCTGGTCAAAACCTTCCGCCCCAAAGACATCGCCATTTCCAGCTACGGCATCCGCGAAGGCATGCTCTATGAGCAAATGCCGCAACGCCTGCGCGACCGTGATCCGCTGATCGAGGCCTGCTATTTCGCCGAAGCCAAAGACGCGCGGATGCCCGGCTTTGGTAAGGTGCTCTATAACTTCATCCTGCCGCTCTACCGCTCTGCCCCGCATGCGCGCAGGCGGTTGGTCAAAGCGGCCTGCCTCCTGCATGACGTCAGCTGGCGCGCGCATCCCGACTACCGGGCCGAGACCTGTTTTGACAACGCCACCCGCGCCAACCTTGGCGGGCTCAAACACGCGGAGCGGATTTATCTGGGGCTGGCGCTGCTGCACCGTTATTCCAACAAACGCGAAAATACCCGGTTCGAAGACCTTTATGAGATGGTCGACGAAAAGACCCGTCTGGAGGCCGAGATCCTTGGCAAGGCCATGCGCTTTGGTGCGATGCTCTGGATGGACAAGGGCGAACAGCGCGGCGAATTGCGCTGGTTCCCCAAGAAAAAGCAGTTGGAACTGTGGCTCACCCCCGACATGGTGCCGCTCTTCGGTGAGGTCGCAGAGGCCCGACTGAACTCGCTCGCCAAATCGCTTGACGCCGAAGTCCATGTGCGCACCGGCAAACGCCCTCCGAAATAG
- a CDS encoding DUF4174 domain-containing protein: MKRLISLVFAGLIASTAIAQGADTPMEDPLFLPADMADLSAFQWKKRPVLVFANSENDPAYVAQMEYLRDREEELRLRDVIVLTDTDPAARSALRLRMRPRGFMLVLVDKEGQIELRKPFPWDVREITRSIDKMPLRQREIREAKERDVIR, translated from the coding sequence ATGAAACGTTTGATCTCACTAGTTTTTGCAGGATTGATCGCCAGCACAGCGATTGCCCAAGGGGCCGATACCCCGATGGAGGATCCGCTGTTCCTGCCCGCCGATATGGCCGATCTCAGCGCCTTCCAATGGAAAAAGCGGCCCGTTCTGGTCTTTGCCAATTCCGAGAACGATCCGGCATATGTCGCGCAGATGGAATACCTCCGCGACCGCGAGGAAGAGTTGCGGTTGCGTGATGTCATCGTGCTGACCGATACCGACCCTGCCGCGCGCAGTGCTCTGAGGCTGCGGATGCGCCCGCGGGGCTTCATGCTGGTGCTGGTCGACAAGGAAGGCCAAATCGAGCTGCGCAAACCCTTTCCATGGGACGTGCGCGAGATCACCCGCAGCATCGACAAGATGCCGCTGCGCCAGCGTGAAATCAGAGAGGCAAAGGAGCGCGACGTCATCCGTTGA
- the scpA gene encoding methylmalonyl-CoA mutase, whose translation MTSDQKDAKTRWQELATGELRGRSLDDLTWKTLEGIDVQPLYTADDVNGLEHLGSIPGEAPFTRGVKATMYAGRPWTIRQYAGFSTAEESNAFYRRALAAGQQGVSVAFDLATHRGYDSDHPRVEGDVGKAGVAIDSVEDMKILFDGIPLDQVSVSMTMNGAVIPILANFIVAGEEQGHDRAKLSGTIQNDILKEFMVRNTYVYPPEPSMRIIGDIIEYTSDHMPKFNSISISGYHMQEAGANLVQELAFTIADGREYVRTAIAAGMDVDRFAPRLSFFFAIGMNFFMEAAKLRAARLLWSRVMEEFEPKNPKSSMLRTHCQTSGVSLAEQDPYNNVVRTAYEALSAVLGGTQSLHTNSLDEAIGLPTEHSARIARNTQLILQEETGITNVVDPLAGSYYVEKLTADLAEAAWKLIEEVEEMGGMTKAVASGMPKLRIEEAAAQRQAGIDRGTEVIVGVNKYRRDKEEPIDILDVDNVKVRAGQVARLERIRAERDEDACTAALAELTRRSAEGGNLLDAAVEAARARATVGEISMAMEKEFGRHRAEVKTLSGVYGAAYEGDAGFADIQKSVDEFAEAEGRRPRMLVVKMGQDGHDRGAKVIATAFADIGFDVDVGPLFQTPAEAAQDAVDNDVHVVGISSQAAGHKTLAPQLIQALKDAGAEDILVICGGVIPQQDYKFLEDAGVKAIFGPGTNIPTAAQDILKLIRETRK comes from the coding sequence ATGACATCCGACCAAAAGGACGCCAAGACACGCTGGCAGGAACTGGCCACGGGCGAATTGCGCGGACGCAGCCTTGATGATCTGACATGGAAGACGTTGGAGGGGATCGACGTACAACCGCTCTATACCGCCGACGACGTGAACGGGCTGGAGCATCTCGGCAGCATTCCCGGCGAAGCGCCATTTACGCGCGGCGTAAAGGCAACGATGTATGCGGGCCGTCCTTGGACGATCCGGCAATATGCGGGTTTTTCGACGGCTGAGGAATCCAACGCCTTTTACCGCCGCGCGCTGGCCGCCGGGCAGCAGGGTGTTTCGGTGGCCTTTGATCTGGCAACGCACCGGGGCTATGACAGCGATCACCCGCGCGTTGAGGGCGATGTCGGCAAGGCCGGTGTGGCCATCGATTCGGTTGAGGATATGAAAATCCTCTTCGACGGCATTCCGCTGGATCAGGTCTCGGTCTCCATGACGATGAACGGCGCAGTGATCCCGATCCTCGCCAATTTCATCGTCGCGGGCGAAGAGCAGGGCCATGACCGTGCCAAGCTCTCGGGGACGATCCAGAATGACATCCTCAAGGAATTCATGGTGCGCAACACCTATGTCTATCCGCCGGAACCGTCGATGCGGATCATCGGGGACATCATCGAATATACCTCGGATCATATGCCGAAGTTCAACTCGATCTCGATCTCGGGCTACCACATGCAAGAGGCGGGCGCGAACCTCGTGCAGGAACTGGCCTTCACCATCGCGGACGGGCGCGAATATGTGCGCACGGCGATTGCGGCGGGCATGGATGTGGACCGTTTTGCACCGCGCCTGAGCTTCTTCTTCGCCATCGGCATGAACTTCTTCATGGAGGCCGCCAAACTGCGCGCCGCGCGTCTACTTTGGTCGCGGGTGATGGAGGAATTCGAGCCGAAAAACCCCAAGTCGTCGATGTTGCGAACTCATTGCCAAACCTCCGGCGTGAGCCTTGCCGAGCAGGACCCCTACAACAACGTCGTGCGCACGGCTTACGAGGCGCTTTCGGCGGTGCTGGGCGGCACCCAGTCGCTGCACACCAACTCACTGGACGAGGCCATTGGCCTGCCCACGGAACACTCCGCCCGTATCGCCCGCAACACCCAGCTGATCTTGCAGGAAGAGACTGGCATCACCAATGTCGTCGACCCGCTGGCAGGCAGCTACTACGTCGAGAAACTGACCGCCGATCTGGCCGAGGCCGCGTGGAAGCTGATCGAAGAAGTCGAGGAGATGGGCGGCATGACCAAGGCCGTGGCCTCTGGCATGCCGAAGCTCAGGATCGAGGAAGCCGCGGCGCAGCGTCAGGCGGGCATCGACCGCGGCACCGAGGTGATCGTCGGCGTGAACAAATACCGCCGCGACAAGGAAGAGCCGATCGACATTTTGGATGTCGACAACGTCAAGGTCCGCGCTGGTCAGGTGGCGCGGCTGGAGCGTATCCGGGCCGAGCGGGACGAGGACGCCTGCACCGCCGCATTGGCAGAACTGACACGGCGGTCCGCCGAGGGCGGCAACCTGCTCGACGCGGCGGTCGAAGCCGCCCGCGCGCGCGCCACAGTGGGAGAGATCAGCATGGCGATGGAGAAAGAATTCGGGCGGCACCGGGCCGAGGTCAAAACCCTCTCAGGCGTCTATGGCGCGGCCTATGAGGGCGACGCGGGCTTTGCCGATATCCAGAAATCGGTCGATGAGTTCGCCGAGGCCGAGGGCCGCCGCCCGCGCATGCTGGTGGTCAAAATGGGCCAAGACGGGCACGATCGCGGGGCCAAGGTGATCGCCACCGCCTTCGCCGATATCGGCTTTGACGTGGATGTCGGCCCGCTTTTCCAGACCCCAGCCGAAGCGGCGCAGGATGCGGTGGACAACGACGTTCATGTTGTCGGCATCTCTAGCCAAGCGGCGGGGCACAAGACATTGGCACCGCAGCTTATTCAGGCGCTTAAAGATGCGGGGGCCGAGGATATTCTGGTGATCTGTGGCGGGGTCATTCCGCAGCAGGATTACAAGTTTTTGGAGGACGCGGGCGTCAAGGCGATCTTTGGCCCGGGGACGAATATCCCGACGGCTGCGCAGGATATCCTCAAGCTGATCCGCGAGACCCGGAAGTGA
- a CDS encoding DUF6497 family protein codes for MLAGGLASPARAIDVPSGQVIDLQEVLVEELGGETWLRFRFIAPQIAKGPEAIAYDLAAPDMEHLCAVVALPYMTEHALAGQVIVVSLADRPVEFGAADPEATQYFEAFRAQDDACIWEGL; via the coding sequence TTGCTGGCGGGGGGGCTCGCGTCTCCGGCACGGGCGATTGACGTTCCCTCGGGGCAAGTTATTGACTTGCAAGAGGTTCTTGTCGAGGAATTGGGCGGTGAGACTTGGCTTCGCTTTCGGTTCATTGCGCCGCAGATCGCCAAAGGGCCGGAGGCCATCGCCTATGACCTCGCCGCTCCAGACATGGAGCATCTCTGCGCGGTGGTCGCCCTCCCTTACATGACCGAACATGCGCTTGCGGGGCAGGTGATCGTCGTCTCCCTTGCTGACCGCCCGGTGGAATTCGGCGCGGCCGACCCCGAAGCGACCCAATATTTCGAAGCTTTCCGTGCCCAAGATGACGCTTGCATCTGGGAGGGTTTGTGA
- a CDS encoding molecular chaperone DjiA — MSIWTRISEALSALTAGEGLSAVFDRLRSPPERSVAFTIAVIALGAKMAKADGLVTRDEVTAFREVFQIAEGDQDGAARVFNLARQDVTGFEEYAKRIASMFNDQPEMLHDLMEGLFHIAMADGVYHPNENAFLEDVAAIFGMGEEAFASLKARFVPDSSPLPRTVLGIGPHATLEEARKAWRRLVRENHPDALVARGLPQEAIKMAEKRMIDINRAWETISGKHA; from the coding sequence ATGTCGATCTGGACGCGCATCTCCGAAGCTTTGTCAGCCCTCACCGCGGGCGAGGGGCTGTCGGCTGTCTTTGACCGTCTGCGCAGCCCGCCTGAACGCTCGGTCGCCTTTACCATCGCAGTCATCGCCTTGGGCGCGAAGATGGCCAAGGCCGATGGGCTGGTGACCCGCGACGAGGTGACGGCCTTTCGCGAGGTCTTCCAAATTGCCGAAGGGGATCAGGACGGAGCGGCGCGGGTCTTTAACCTTGCGCGGCAGGATGTCACCGGGTTTGAGGAATACGCCAAACGCATCGCCAGCATGTTCAACGACCAGCCCGAGATGCTGCATGATCTGATGGAGGGGTTGTTTCACATAGCCATGGCCGATGGCGTCTATCACCCGAATGAAAACGCCTTTCTCGAAGATGTGGCTGCGATCTTTGGCATGGGAGAGGAGGCTTTTGCCTCGCTCAAAGCGCGGTTCGTGCCCGACAGCTCGCCCCTGCCGCGCACGGTTCTGGGCATCGGCCCCCATGCCACGCTCGAAGAAGCCCGCAAGGCGTGGCGGCGGCTGGTACGCGAAAACCATCCTGATGCCTTGGTGGCGCGCGGCTTGCCACAGGAGGCCATCAAGATGGCCGAGAAACGCATGATCGACATCAACCGCGCGTGGGAAACGATCTCGGGCAAACACGCTTGA
- a CDS encoding acetyl-CoA carboxylase biotin carboxylase subunit translates to MFDKILIANRGEIACRVIKTAKKMGLTTVAIYSDADAQALHVEMADEAIHIGPPPANQSYIVIDKVMEAVKQSGAQAVHPGYGFLSENSKFAEALDAVGVAFVGPPVGAIEKMGDKITSKKIAQEAGVSTVPGYMGLIEDADEAVKISNEIGYPVMLKASAGGGGKGMRIAWNDEEAREGFQSSKNEAANSFGDDRIFIEKFVTQPRHIEIQVLCDAHGNGIYLGERECSIQRRNQKVVEEAPSPFLDEETRKAMGEQAVALAQAVGYTSAGTVEFIVDGDKNFYFLEMNTRLQVEHPVTELITGVDLVEQMIRVANGEKLSITQDDVTLTGWAIENRLYAEDPYRGFLPSIGRLTRYRPPQEVAAGPLLEQGTWQGDAPSGEMAVRNDTGVFEGGEISMYYDPMIAKLCTWAPTREEAIEKMRVALDSFEVEGIGHNLPFLSAVMDHPKFVSGEMTTAFIAEEYPEGFEGVTLPEGELRRIAAACAAMHRVGEIRRARVSGRMDNHERKVGSDWNVKLQGESFDVVTKADPEGATVAFGDGSEMRVSGDWTPGDQLAEMTVDGAPLVLKVGKISGGFRIRTRGADLKVHVRTPRQAELAALMPEKLPPDTSKMLLCPMPGLVVKLDVEVGDEVQEGQALCTIEAMKMENILRAEKKGVVSKVNAGAGDSLAVDDVIMEFE, encoded by the coding sequence ATGTTTGACAAGATCCTCATTGCCAACCGGGGCGAAATCGCCTGCCGCGTGATCAAGACCGCTAAGAAGATGGGTCTGACCACCGTGGCGATCTATTCCGATGCGGATGCGCAGGCGCTGCATGTGGAAATGGCGGATGAGGCCATTCACATCGGCCCGCCCCCCGCGAACCAGTCCTATATCGTCATCGACAAGGTGATGGAGGCCGTGAAACAATCCGGCGCGCAGGCGGTCCATCCGGGCTATGGTTTTCTCAGCGAAAACAGCAAGTTTGCCGAGGCGCTTGACGCTGTTGGCGTGGCTTTCGTCGGCCCGCCCGTTGGCGCCATTGAAAAGATGGGCGATAAGATCACCTCCAAAAAGATTGCTCAGGAGGCGGGTGTCTCGACCGTGCCGGGCTATATGGGTCTGATCGAAGACGCCGACGAGGCCGTGAAAATTTCGAACGAGATCGGCTACCCGGTGATGCTCAAAGCCTCGGCTGGCGGCGGCGGCAAGGGCATGCGGATCGCTTGGAATGATGAAGAGGCCCGCGAAGGTTTCCAATCGTCCAAGAACGAAGCGGCAAACTCCTTTGGGGATGATCGGATTTTCATCGAGAAATTCGTCACCCAGCCCCGCCACATTGAAATTCAGGTGCTCTGCGACGCGCATGGCAATGGTATCTATCTGGGCGAGCGGGAGTGTTCGATCCAGCGCCGCAACCAAAAGGTCGTCGAAGAGGCACCGAGCCCCTTCCTTGATGAAGAGACCCGCAAAGCCATGGGCGAGCAGGCCGTCGCACTGGCGCAGGCCGTGGGCTACACCAGCGCGGGCACGGTGGAATTCATCGTCGATGGCGACAAGAATTTCTACTTCCTTGAGATGAACACCCGCCTTCAGGTGGAGCACCCGGTCACCGAACTGATCACCGGTGTTGATCTGGTCGAGCAGATGATCCGCGTCGCCAATGGCGAGAAACTGTCGATCACCCAAGATGACGTGACCCTGACCGGTTGGGCCATCGAAAACCGGCTCTACGCCGAAGACCCTTACCGTGGTTTCCTGCCGTCCATTGGCCGTCTGACCCGCTACCGCCCGCCGCAGGAAGTAGCCGCAGGGCCGCTGCTGGAGCAAGGCACATGGCAGGGCGATGCACCCAGCGGCGAGATGGCCGTACGCAACGATACCGGCGTCTTTGAGGGCGGCGAAATCTCGATGTATTACGACCCGATGATCGCCAAGCTTTGCACATGGGCCCCGACCCGCGAAGAGGCGATTGAGAAGATGCGCGTGGCGCTCGACAGTTTCGAGGTTGAGGGCATCGGGCATAACCTGCCGTTTCTCTCTGCCGTGATGGATCACCCGAAATTCGTCTCGGGCGAGATGACCACCGCCTTCATCGCCGAGGAATATCCCGAAGGTTTCGAGGGTGTGACCCTGCCTGAGGGCGAGCTGCGCCGCATCGCTGCGGCCTGCGCTGCGATGCACCGCGTAGGCGAAATTCGCCGCGCGCGTGTCTCGGGCCGGATGGACAACCACGAGCGCAAGGTCGGCAGCGATTGGAACGTAAAGCTGCAGGGCGAGAGTTTCGACGTGGTCACCAAGGCCGATCCCGAAGGGGCGACGGTGGCCTTTGGCGATGGCAGCGAAATGCGCGTCAGCGGCGATTGGACACCGGGTGACCAACTGGCCGAAATGACCGTCGATGGCGCGCCTCTGGTGCTGAAGGTTGGCAAAATCTCTGGCGGCTTCCGTATCCGCACCCGCGGAGCGGATCTGAAAGTCCATGTCCGCACCCCGCGTCAGGCGGAACTGGCGGCCCTCATGCCCGAGAAACTGCCGCCCGACACCTCCAAGATGCTGCTCTGCCCGATGCCGGGTCTGGTGGTGAAACTCGACGTGGAAGTGGGCGATGAGGTCCAAGAGGGCCAAGCGCTCTGCACCATCGAGGCGATGAAAATGGAGAACATCCTGCGCGCCGAGAAGAAGGGCGTGGTGAGCAAGGTCAACGCTGGCGCGGGCGACAGCCTTGCGGTGGACGATGTCATCATGGAGTTCGAATAG